GGATGCGCAGAAGGGCGACAGCTGCCCGCAGAGTCCGCGAATCGGGGCCAGATCGGCCCGATCAGCGGCTACTTGGCCCTTGTCGCATTTTTGCGGCCGATGGTCACGATCAGGTAACGTGGGCGGCTGGCCCCAACGCAGGGCCCCGGGCGCCCGATCACTGGACCCCGCTGCGCCCCTTCGGCGCCTGCTAGCTCTGGCCCCGCCAAGGGGGCCCAAAGATGCTTTCCGCACTCGTCAACGTCTCAAGTGCATCAGCCGTTTCTTCCTGCCCTATGCCCGGAGGTATCTTGTTCAAGAAAATAGCCATCGTCACGACCATGGGCGCTTTGTCCCTGACAGGATGCGGCCCGGCCCCTACGACCAACGGGGCGGCTGACCCATCCTCGGCCGACGGCGCGTCCGCGCCCGCCACTCCAGGCCCCACTGACACAGCCACAGCGTCTCCCGCGGCCACGGCTTCGAGCAGCCAGACTCCAGCTGCGGAGGGGACAACCGAGGCGACACCGGTCACCTCTGCGCCGGCGCCTCCCGCGGCACCCGCGCCTGCGGCCGCTCCTGCGGCCGCCCAGCCGGCCAGCCAGGCTCTCGCGACGACGGGTGACGGTGCGCAGGCAGCTACCGCCTTCGGTTGGGGCCCGGTCCTGACGGGCGACGAATTCTCCTACACCGGCGCACCGGACCGGACGAAATGGAGTGTCTATAACAGTGCAGGGCATGCAGGCAAAGGCCTGCGCAGCCCCCAGGCCTGGTCCGTTGCCAACGGCGTAGCCACCGTTAGCGGAGACGCAGCCGGCACCACTGGAGGCATGTCGGCAAAGTTCGCGGAGCAAAGGTACGGCCGTTGGGAAACGCGCATGAAAACCAATGCGCGGGACCCGAAATACCACCCGGTCCTGATCCTCAACAACAACAGTGCCCCGAACTGCGCCGAGATCGATTATGCCGAGGGCAGCTCAGTCACCTCCGTGATGAGGTTCTTCCTGCACTACGCCTGTGGTGGAGCGGATTTCCAGACCACAGCGGCGACGCCTGTCGATGGCACGCAGTGGCACAACTACGCGGTGGAGTGGACCCCGGACGGCATCAGCGGATACGTCGACGGAGTAAAGACCTTCACGGACACGA
The Arthrobacter sp. PGP41 genome window above contains:
- a CDS encoding glycoside hydrolase family 16 protein encodes the protein MFKKIAIVTTMGALSLTGCGPAPTTNGAADPSSADGASAPATPGPTDTATASPAATASSSQTPAAEGTTEATPVTSAPAPPAAPAPAAAPAAAQPASQALATTGDGAQAATAFGWGPVLTGDEFSYTGAPDRTKWSVYNSAGHAGKGLRSPQAWSVANGVATVSGDAAGTTGGMSAKFAEQRYGRWETRMKTNARDPKYHPVLILNNNSAPNCAEIDYAEGSSVTSVMRFFLHYACGGADFQTTAATPVDGTQWHNYAVEWTPDGISGYVDGVKTFTDTNPAHQPSTVMKQTVQLDWFPDGSATKPSQMQVDWVRVYK